One Rhodospirillaceae bacterium genomic region harbors:
- a CDS encoding pyruvate dehydrogenase complex E1 component subunit beta, whose amino-acid sequence MPIEILMPALSPTMTEGTVAKWLKKEGDSIVSGDALAEIETDKATMEVEAVDEGTLGKILIGDGTADVPVNTAIALILEEGEDASALEGAGSASPAPATATPEPSAPAAVATAPVAVAPTESSYDGPTVNITIREALRDAMAEEMRNDENVFLMGEEVAQYQGAYKISQGLLDEFGEKRVVDTPITEHGFTGLGVGAAFGGLRPIVEFMTFNFALQALDQILNSAAKTNYMSGGQMGCPIVFRGANGAASRVGAQHSQCFAAWYAHIPGMKVVIPYSAEDAKGLLKSAIRDPNPVVVLENEILYGETFDVPDDPDFTVPIGLAKIERSGSDVTLVAYGYAVKYALDAAAALAGEGIEAEVINLRSIRPLDMETVLTSVRKTNRAVTVEEGYPMVSVGGEVAAQIMEKAFDDLDAPVARVAGKDVPMPYAANLEKLALPSADEVVQAAKAVCYR is encoded by the coding sequence ATGCCTATAGAAATACTAATGCCCGCACTTTCGCCGACAATGACCGAAGGTACTGTGGCGAAATGGCTCAAAAAAGAAGGCGACAGCATCGTTAGTGGTGATGCGTTGGCTGAAATTGAGACTGATAAAGCCACCATGGAAGTCGAAGCCGTTGACGAAGGCACGCTTGGCAAAATTCTCATCGGTGATGGGACGGCGGATGTGCCGGTGAATACCGCCATCGCACTGATCTTGGAAGAAGGCGAAGACGCCAGCGCGCTCGAAGGTGCTGGATCTGCTTCACCGGCCCCTGCCACTGCTACCCCAGAACCTTCTGCTCCTGCGGCAGTCGCAACAGCACCGGTCGCCGTTGCGCCGACTGAATCATCCTACGACGGCCCGACGGTCAACATCACCATTCGCGAAGCCTTGCGGGACGCCATGGCAGAAGAAATGCGCAACGATGAAAATGTCTTCCTGATGGGCGAAGAAGTTGCGCAATACCAAGGTGCGTATAAGATTTCCCAAGGTCTGCTGGATGAATTCGGCGAGAAGCGGGTTGTCGATACGCCGATTACTGAGCACGGCTTTACCGGGCTTGGCGTTGGTGCCGCTTTCGGTGGGCTCAGGCCTATTGTCGAGTTCATGACGTTCAACTTCGCCTTGCAGGCATTGGATCAAATTCTCAACTCTGCGGCCAAGACCAACTACATGTCCGGTGGCCAAATGGGCTGTCCTATTGTGTTTCGCGGTGCGAATGGTGCCGCATCCCGGGTTGGCGCGCAGCATTCTCAGTGTTTCGCCGCTTGGTATGCTCACATTCCGGGTATGAAAGTTGTTATCCCTTATTCTGCGGAGGATGCGAAGGGATTGCTGAAATCGGCAATTCGCGATCCGAACCCGGTCGTCGTGCTGGAAAATGAAATCCTCTATGGCGAGACCTTTGATGTTCCTGACGATCCCGACTTTACCGTGCCGATTGGCTTGGCGAAGATCGAACGGTCTGGGAGTGACGTCACCTTGGTCGCCTACGGATACGCCGTTAAGTACGCGTTAGATGCTGCGGCTGCTCTGGCGGGAGAGGGGATTGAGGCGGAAGTGATCAACCTTCGCTCCATCCGACCGTTGGATATGGAGACCGTGCTGACGTCAGTCCGGAAGACCAATCGAGCGGTAACAGTAGAAGAGGGCTATCCGATGGTCAGTGTTGGCGGCGAAGTTGCCGCCCAAATCATGGAGAAGGCGTTTGATGATTTGGACGCGCCGGTGGCCCGGGTTGCCGGTAAGGACGTGCCCATGCCCTACGCAGCAAACTTGGAAAAATTGGCGCTTCCCAGCGCAGATGAAGTGGTCCAAGCGGCCAAGGCCGTTTGTTATCGCTAA
- a CDS encoding pyruvate dehydrogenase complex dihydrolipoamide acetyltransferase, with protein sequence MPISILMPALSPTMTEGTLAKWHKKEGDTVESGDVLAEIETDKATMEVEAVDEGTLGKILVADGTADVAVNTPIALILEEGEDASALDAAPAAPAAPAPAATPAPAATPAPAPAPTQAAPAASSGDRVIASPLAKRMAEIEGLDLSQVTGSGPNGRIVKADIEKALSGGAAPKSAATAPAPVSTAPAPAAPLPAGSFTEVPNNNVRRVIAQRLLEAKTTIPHFYLTVDCELDKLLELRKDLNGRSPEGDGAYKISVNDFVIRAVALAMKKVPAANAAWSEEAIRLFNDIDVSIAVATPDGLITPIVRKADTKGLADISNEMKNLAVRARDGKLAPEEFQGGGFTISNLGMFGVKEFAAIINPPQSAILAIGAGSQQPIVRDNALAIATVMSVTLSCDHRSVDGAVGAQFLQAFKGFVEDPLTMML encoded by the coding sequence ATGCCCATTTCTATTCTCATGCCAGCTCTATCCCCCACCATGACCGAGGGGACTCTCGCAAAATGGCATAAAAAAGAAGGCGATACGGTCGAAAGCGGCGACGTCTTGGCCGAGATCGAAACCGATAAGGCAACGATGGAAGTCGAAGCGGTTGACGAAGGCACCCTTGGTAAAATTTTGGTAGCGGACGGGACCGCCGATGTTGCGGTCAACACGCCGATTGCGTTGATCTTGGAAGAAGGCGAGGACGCTTCCGCTTTGGATGCAGCGCCTGCGGCTCCGGCTGCTCCTGCACCAGCAGCAACGCCTGCACCTGCTGCGACTCCAGCACCCGCACCGGCGCCAACTCAAGCAGCTCCGGCCGCAAGCAGCGGCGACAGAGTGATCGCCAGCCCCTTAGCAAAACGTATGGCGGAGATCGAGGGTCTGGACTTAAGCCAAGTCACAGGTTCTGGCCCAAATGGGCGAATTGTGAAGGCTGATATCGAGAAAGCTTTGTCTGGCGGTGCAGCACCAAAATCAGCCGCTACCGCACCGGCACCTGTTTCCACCGCCCCCGCACCAGCAGCCCCATTACCTGCCGGCAGCTTCACCGAAGTGCCCAACAACAACGTCCGCCGCGTTATTGCGCAACGTTTGTTGGAAGCCAAGACCACGATTCCACATTTCTACCTAACTGTGGACTGTGAGTTGGATAAGTTATTGGAATTGCGAAAAGATTTGAATGGTCGTTCCCCTGAAGGCGATGGCGCATACAAAATTTCGGTTAACGATTTCGTTATTCGCGCGGTGGCTTTGGCAATGAAAAAAGTACCCGCTGCGAATGCCGCGTGGAGCGAAGAAGCCATTCGCTTGTTCAATGATATCGATGTCTCAATTGCAGTTGCGACACCGGATGGACTGATTACACCGATCGTGCGCAAGGCCGACACCAAAGGACTCGCTGATATATCCAACGAAATGAAAAACCTCGCGGTCCGGGCTCGCGACGGCAAGCTGGCTCCAGAGGAATTCCAGGGTGGTGGTTTCACGATCTCTAATCTCGGCATGTTCGGGGTGAAGGAGTTCGCCGCCATCATCAATCCCCCACAGTCTGCTATTCTGGCCATTGGGGCAGGCTCTCAACAACCCATCGTGCGGGACAACGCCTTGGCCATTGCAACCGTTATGTCGGTGACGTTGTCGTGCGATCATCGCTCGGTTGATGGGGCTGTGGGTGCACAGTTCCTGCAAGCGTTCAAAGGCTTTGTTGAAGACCCACTGACCATGATGCTTTAA
- the lpdA gene encoding dihydrolipoyl dehydrogenase gives MPAEIKKFDVIVIGGGPGGYVTAIRAAQLGMKACVVEREHLGGICLNWGCIPTKALLRTAEVYRNAEHAKEYGLEIKGLSFDLKKVVDRSRKVAKQLSGGVGHLLKKNKVTVIDGHAKLKGSATVSVEKDGKETLLSATHIILATGARSRSLPGLEGDGKLVWTYKEAMVPDIMPKSLLVVGSGAIGIEFASFFRTLGAEVTVIEVLDRVLPVEDAEISDFAEKSFKAQGMNIMTSATVKTLKKGKNNVTATVEQGGKSTDITVDRVILAVGIVGNVEDLGLEGTKVEVDRTHVVIDDRCRTGEPGVYAIGDLTGPPWLAHKASHEGMYCIDRINGQKDAHPLDTSRIPGCTYCHPQVASVGLTEAAAKDAGHEVRVGRFPFMGNGKAIALGEAEGLVKTVFDAKTGELLGAHMIGTEVTELIQGYAVAMTLETTEVELMQTVFPHPTLSEMMHESVLDAYGRAVHF, from the coding sequence ATGCCCGCCGAAATAAAAAAATTCGACGTTATCGTAATTGGTGGTGGCCCTGGCGGTTACGTCACAGCCATCCGCGCCGCCCAACTCGGTATGAAAGCCTGTGTGGTCGAGCGCGAGCACTTGGGCGGGATTTGCCTCAACTGGGGATGTATCCCGACCAAGGCCTTGTTGCGCACGGCGGAAGTCTATCGCAACGCCGAACACGCCAAGGAATATGGGCTGGAAATCAAAGGGTTATCTTTCGACCTCAAGAAGGTTGTGGATCGTTCCCGGAAGGTGGCAAAGCAGCTCTCGGGCGGCGTTGGGCACCTGTTGAAGAAGAACAAAGTTACGGTGATTGACGGTCATGCGAAACTCAAGGGGTCGGCCACAGTTTCCGTTGAAAAAGACGGTAAGGAAACCCTGCTCTCAGCCACGCATATCATTTTGGCGACGGGCGCACGGTCTCGGTCTTTGCCGGGATTGGAAGGCGACGGCAAATTAGTCTGGACGTACAAAGAGGCAATGGTCCCAGACATCATGCCGAAATCTCTGTTGGTTGTGGGCTCTGGTGCGATCGGTATCGAATTTGCGAGTTTCTTTAGGACACTTGGGGCCGAGGTCACAGTTATTGAGGTGTTGGACCGGGTCTTGCCTGTTGAAGATGCAGAAATTTCAGACTTTGCAGAAAAATCCTTTAAGGCTCAAGGCATGAACATCATGACCTCAGCCACGGTTAAGACCTTGAAAAAAGGTAAAAATAACGTCACGGCGACGGTTGAGCAGGGCGGCAAGAGCACTGACATCACTGTGGACCGCGTCATTCTCGCTGTCGGCATTGTCGGCAACGTTGAGGATTTAGGCCTTGAAGGCACCAAAGTCGAAGTCGACCGCACGCATGTGGTAATTGATGACCGCTGCCGCACGGGTGAGCCTGGAGTTTACGCCATCGGTGATTTAACAGGCCCACCATGGCTCGCTCACAAGGCGAGTCACGAAGGCATGTACTGCATTGATCGCATTAACGGCCAAAAAGACGCCCATCCATTGGATACCAGCCGAATTCCGGGATGTACTTACTGCCATCCTCAAGTCGCAAGTGTCGGTCTGACAGAAGCCGCCGCAAAAGACGCTGGCCATGAAGTCCGGGTTGGACGGTTCCCCTTTATGGGCAACGGAAAGGCGATTGCTCTCGGGGAGGCCGAAGGCTTGGTCAAAACCGTGTTTGATGCCAAAACCGGTGAACTCCTGGGCGCGCACATGATTGGGACAGAGGTAACGGAGCTCATTCAGGGCTACGCGGTCGCGATGACCTTGGAGACAACAGAAGTCGAACTCATGCAAACCGTCTTCCCACACCCGACATTGTCAGAAATGATGCATGAGTCGGTGCTGGATGCTTATGGTCGTGCTGTTCATTTCTAA
- a CDS encoding GNAT family N-acetyltransferase, whose protein sequence is MSDFIIRPASAADEDAWHPLWKGYIKFYGAEISDEITKATWARLLDPSEPMNCLIAEDRELGVIGIEHYILHASTWTKAPVCYLQDLFVAEKARNLGAGRALIETLSQKATEENWYRVYWLTDRDNTTARKLYDKVTTVTNWVRYDISTT, encoded by the coding sequence ATGTCTGATTTCATCATTCGACCTGCGAGTGCTGCTGACGAAGACGCTTGGCACCCTTTGTGGAAAGGGTACATAAAGTTCTATGGCGCTGAAATCTCTGATGAAATTACCAAAGCCACTTGGGCGCGGTTGCTTGATCCATCAGAACCGATGAATTGCTTGATTGCCGAGGACCGTGAACTTGGTGTTATCGGGATCGAGCATTATATTCTTCACGCAAGCACCTGGACAAAGGCACCTGTCTGCTACCTTCAGGACTTGTTTGTAGCTGAGAAAGCCAGAAATTTAGGCGCGGGTCGGGCTTTGATTGAGACCTTAAGTCAAAAAGCGACGGAAGAAAATTGGTATCGCGTTTATTGGCTAACAGACCGCGATAATACGACCGCTCGTAAATTATATGATAAGGTAACGACGGTGACGAATTGGGTGCGTTATGACATTTCAACCACCTAG
- the lipA gene encoding lipoyl synthase yields MTKVQTLRHPEKQKNPESPTPRKPAWIRVKAPTSKGYIETKALIEEHNLHTVCQEAACPNIGECWEQKHATVMILGDTCTRACAFCNVITGKPGPVDPLEPENLAITAKKLGLNHMVITSVDRDDLADGGASQFVKCIEQMRVTAPGTTVEVLTPDFLNKEGAAEAVVRAKPDVFNHNLETAPRLYPTIRPGARYFNSLKILNDAKVIEPNIFTKSGIMVGLGEDRGEVLQVMDDLRAANVDFLTIGQYLQPTPRHAPLDRFVTPDEFEEYKRIGKSKGFLLVASSPLTRSSYHADADFKALQEARRAKNS; encoded by the coding sequence ATGACAAAAGTTCAAACCCTCCGGCATCCAGAAAAGCAAAAGAACCCGGAGTCCCCAACGCCGCGTAAGCCCGCGTGGATCAGGGTTAAGGCACCGACGTCCAAGGGGTATATCGAAACGAAGGCCCTGATTGAGGAACACAATCTGCATACGGTTTGTCAGGAAGCCGCGTGCCCGAACATCGGCGAATGCTGGGAGCAGAAGCACGCGACGGTGATGATCTTGGGCGATACCTGCACCCGCGCCTGTGCGTTCTGCAATGTGATTACTGGCAAGCCTGGACCCGTTGATCCATTGGAACCTGAAAACCTGGCGATTACAGCCAAGAAACTCGGCCTCAATCACATGGTAATTACATCGGTGGATCGGGATGATCTGGCCGATGGCGGGGCATCGCAGTTCGTTAAATGCATTGAGCAAATGCGGGTGACGGCGCCGGGTACGACGGTTGAAGTTCTGACCCCGGATTTCCTAAACAAGGAAGGTGCAGCTGAAGCAGTTGTCCGCGCCAAACCTGACGTATTCAATCATAATTTAGAAACCGCACCCCGGCTTTATCCGACAATTCGTCCCGGTGCGCGTTATTTCAATTCTCTGAAAATACTTAATGATGCCAAGGTGATAGAGCCTAATATTTTTACCAAATCTGGCATCATGGTGGGATTGGGAGAGGACAGAGGGGAGGTCCTTCAAGTGATGGATGACCTGCGCGCGGCCAATGTGGATTTCCTGACCATCGGTCAATACCTGCAGCCAACCCCGCGTCACGCGCCGTTGGATCGCTTTGTGACGCCAGACGAGTTCGAAGAATACAAACGAATTGGCAAATCCAAAGGGTTCTTGTTGGTGGCATCGAGCCCGCTCACCCGGTCTTCCTATCACGCCGACGCCGATTTTAAGGCCCTTCAAGAAGCCCGACGGGCTAAGAACAGCTAG
- a CDS encoding type II toxin-antitoxin system RatA family toxin, protein MPKHAEKKVLPHTPEQMYALVADIEKYPDFLPWCVATRIKKREDEGPTLIADMVIGFKMVREKFTSHVVLTEPRQIDVKYFDGPFKYLENKWIFDPHGDGECLVDFYVDFEFRSRLLEKIMGPLFEKAVHRMITAFESRADELYGSSA, encoded by the coding sequence ATGCCGAAGCACGCGGAAAAAAAGGTCCTGCCGCATACCCCTGAACAAATGTACGCTCTGGTTGCCGATATTGAGAAGTACCCGGACTTTCTACCTTGGTGCGTCGCGACCCGTATCAAAAAACGTGAAGACGAAGGTCCTACTCTCATCGCCGATATGGTGATCGGATTCAAGATGGTGCGCGAGAAATTCACCTCACATGTTGTCCTAACCGAACCCCGTCAAATTGACGTTAAATATTTCGATGGCCCGTTTAAGTATTTGGAAAACAAGTGGATTTTTGACCCTCATGGGGACGGCGAATGCCTGGTCGACTTCTATGTCGATTTTGAATTTCGTTCGCGTTTGTTGGAGAAGATCATGGGGCCGCTGTTTGAGAAGGCGGTGCACCGGATGATTACGGCGTTCGAATCCCGTGCTGATGAACTTTACGGCAGTTCAGCCTGA
- a CDS encoding CinA family protein, whose translation MFPKDTLMKAQKLLEACKTGGLKVATVESCTGGLISSCLTAVPGSSDVVDRTFVTYTNEAKTEMVGVPTDLFDEVGAVSEEVARAMAEGALEHSNAEVSGSATGIAGPGGGSDDKPVGLVHMAAARKGYETEHLRYVFKGDRDSVRLQAVGTVIDLMRRQAELP comes from the coding sequence ATGTTCCCTAAAGACACCCTGATGAAGGCCCAAAAGTTATTAGAAGCCTGCAAGACAGGAGGACTTAAAGTGGCGACCGTTGAATCTTGTACGGGAGGATTGATTTCTAGCTGTTTGACGGCGGTGCCAGGGTCATCTGATGTCGTTGATCGGACCTTCGTCACCTATACAAATGAGGCCAAGACCGAAATGGTCGGTGTTCCGACAGATTTGTTTGATGAGGTCGGCGCTGTAAGTGAGGAAGTCGCCCGTGCCATGGCCGAAGGCGCTTTGGAGCACTCCAACGCCGAAGTCTCAGGCTCAGCAACAGGCATAGCTGGGCCGGGTGGTGGGTCTGATGATAAACCCGTCGGCCTGGTCCACATGGCGGCGGCGCGCAAAGGCTATGAGACAGAACATTTGAGGTATGTCTTTAAGGGAGATCGAGACTCAGTCCGTCTTCAAGCCGTCGGTACCGTGATCGACCTGATGCGGCGTCAGGCTGAACTGCCGTAA
- a CDS encoding phosphatidylglycerophosphatase A, producing MSPLHPIAIITTWFGAGLLPKAPGTWGSLAALPFAWIIVQNFGTTGLALATVLVFGLGVWASEIFVQRFGGEDPQAIVIDEVAGQWLVLLMVPADLVSYAAGFILFRIVDIFKPWPANWADRQVKGGLGVMLDDVLAAPYAMAVLYGITLMMAEV from the coding sequence ATGTCGCCCCTTCACCCGATCGCCATAATTACCACTTGGTTTGGTGCAGGGTTACTGCCAAAAGCTCCCGGAACATGGGGATCACTCGCTGCCCTGCCCTTTGCTTGGATCATCGTTCAGAATTTCGGTACGACGGGACTGGCCCTTGCGACTGTGCTGGTCTTTGGCCTTGGGGTATGGGCCTCTGAAATATTCGTACAACGCTTTGGCGGCGAAGACCCACAAGCCATCGTTATTGATGAAGTCGCTGGGCAATGGCTGGTATTATTAATGGTCCCTGCGGATTTAGTCTCTTATGCTGCAGGCTTTATCCTGTTTCGCATCGTCGATATCTTTAAACCGTGGCCAGCAAATTGGGCCGATAGACAAGTTAAAGGCGGCCTTGGCGTCATGCTGGACGATGTGTTGGCAGCACCTTATGCAATGGCGGTACTGTATGGAATTACTCTGATGATGGCGGAGGTTTGA
- a CDS encoding peptidoglycan DD-metalloendopeptidase family protein gives MRRQYMKDSWAERWHQYVDAVFPERQIHVRTNGDVKFIQVSQFAQLCVALMFLGVATWVTFASAKYVLHQRVVASKDNQVANAHLAYRSLLSEVANYQKKFVSLTKDLEQNHNLMLGLVEQNASLQESLRSVETELVSTDTERKQVISAREKLKGKLNAIENEMSSLAHHNFSLKDNLNSIETDLQTALLERNSALFKNQRLSQSLKDLKTRLSSLQESQQDSVLRLSENTLEQISDMEKVIKLSGLDVKKVLKASNKLPRGQGGPFIPIKTDGLPAGDLKAGLDNLDAMLNHSKNLQGILQRIPLVAPLKSYYITSGYGKRRDPINKRWAAHYGLDLGSPFKTSVYATAPGVVTFVGWKGNFGRLVEITHGSGIKTRYGHLHKALVRRGQKVKFQQKIGLLGSTGRSTGAHLHYEVLFKKRTKNPMKFIKAGRYVFQDKQ, from the coding sequence ATGCGCAGGCAATATATGAAAGACTCCTGGGCAGAGAGGTGGCACCAGTATGTAGATGCGGTGTTTCCGGAACGACAGATACACGTACGGACCAACGGCGACGTAAAGTTTATCCAGGTCTCACAATTTGCTCAATTGTGTGTGGCTTTGATGTTTCTCGGTGTTGCCACCTGGGTCACGTTCGCATCAGCGAAGTATGTGCTGCATCAGCGCGTCGTCGCGTCGAAGGACAACCAAGTCGCCAATGCGCATTTGGCCTATCGCAGCCTGTTGAGTGAAGTCGCAAACTATCAGAAGAAGTTTGTTAGCCTGACCAAAGACCTTGAGCAGAACCACAATTTGATGCTCGGTCTTGTGGAACAGAATGCTTCCTTGCAGGAAAGCCTGCGTTCAGTCGAAACAGAACTGGTTTCAACTGATACGGAACGCAAGCAGGTCATTTCGGCGCGCGAAAAATTAAAAGGTAAACTCAACGCCATTGAGAATGAAATGAGTTCGCTTGCCCATCATAACTTCTCATTGAAGGATAATCTGAATTCCATCGAAACTGATCTGCAAACGGCGTTGTTGGAACGTAATTCGGCTTTATTCAAGAATCAACGACTGAGCCAGTCGCTCAAGGATTTGAAGACACGGTTGAGCAGTCTTCAAGAATCTCAGCAAGACTCTGTTTTGCGGCTCAGCGAGAATACGTTGGAACAAATTTCCGATATGGAAAAGGTCATCAAGCTGTCCGGGCTTGATGTTAAAAAGGTTCTCAAGGCGTCGAATAAGCTACCGCGGGGACAAGGTGGCCCCTTTATTCCGATCAAGACAGACGGGCTTCCGGCGGGTGATTTAAAGGCTGGCCTGGATAATCTTGATGCCATGTTGAATCATTCCAAAAACCTTCAGGGAATACTACAAAGAATCCCGTTGGTTGCTCCGCTAAAATCTTATTATATCACCAGCGGGTATGGGAAACGGCGTGATCCGATTAATAAGAGATGGGCTGCGCATTACGGGCTCGACCTCGGCAGTCCTTTTAAAACTTCAGTTTATGCGACGGCACCGGGAGTGGTGACATTTGTTGGCTGGAAAGGAAATTTTGGTCGATTGGTCGAAATTACCCATGGGTCCGGAATCAAGACCCGCTACGGTCATTTGCACAAGGCCCTTGTGCGGCGCGGGCAAAAGGTTAAATTTCAGCAAAAGATAGGCCTTCTTGGCAGCACTGGGCGGAGTACTGGGGCTCACCTACATTATGAAGTGCTGTTTAAGAAGCGAACGAAAAACCCCATGAAATTTATCAAGGCGGGGCGGTATGTTTTCCAAGACAAACAATAA